From the genome of Mucilaginibacter paludis DSM 18603:
GCCTGGGTATTGCCACTATTTAATTGTCCTCGTCCTCTGGCCATTCAATGTTTTCAAAAATGTATAATCTACAAATTTAATTTAATTAACCGACGCGGCTTTTATTTCTGCTGAAAAACAGAAAAATTGACGTGGCAATGAGCAGCAAGATAACAATAATATAAATCGTTTTGGTTTTACGATACTCATCATCGCGTAAGTTTTGCTCTTGCTTTAATTTATCGTTCTGCTGCCGCAATTTATTGATGGTAACCATGTAATTCGTCACACGGTCTTCTGACTCGTGCGATTGGGCAACAACCTGGGTTGCCTGGAAGGTTTTATAATCCAGCAAATTTTTAATTTCTTTAAATATATTCTCGTCGGTATGGGCAATGTCCATCAGGATCTCGCCCGAGCGGCGAATATCTTTTTTGGTCTGCCAGCCAAAAATACCTGTTTTGGTATTCAGGCTTTGCGAGTACTGGCTAAATTTTTGGCTGCGCTGATCAAGCAGGCTGTTTATTTTTTTACGCTGTAACTGGTAAGCCAGCGAGTCGGGGTTAATGGCATGCGCAGCCGAAACGGATGCCGCCATCAACAGACACAATAAAAATGTTTTCATAGTTTAATTGCGGGTTATTGGAAATCGATAATCACGCTGTCGCCCAGGTTTAAGCCCAGCAAGCCACTCGCGTTGCCTTTATTAATGGCAATTTCCAGGTGATCGCTTATGCCAAACATGCAAAGCTTTTCGCCCTCGGGTACTTCGTTATAATGCCAGCTCAGGTGATTGATCGTTTCGTTCCGTTTAAAGTATAGTACAAACCGGCGGCCTTTTTGTTCGCTGTTAAAAAACTCTTTGGTGATGTTGGTGATCACATTCTGAAATGAATCGATATAGATAACGCTGCCCTTGATTACATTTTTTTCAACCACTGGTTGCAGGTTCATCTTTTTCTCCAGCGTGTTGATGGGTAATCCTATTTGCTGTAGCGAGCCGCCTTGCGCCAGGTGGCAGGCAGCTTTTACAAAAATATCGGCTAAGGGGAAATGCAAAAACTTTAAATCCTGCATAATGTTAATCTCTACTAATTCCTCGGCTTCCCGGTCAAACATCAGCGAAAAAATGCCGTTATCGGCACCAACAAAGTAATGATTGCGATAGCGGATGGCCAGGTATTTGGTATAAGCATTATACACGGTATCGATACCGATAAGGTGTACGGTATCGTCAGGAAAGTAGTGGAAACTGTTCTTTAAAATAAAAGCAGCCTGTTGTGTGTTAAATGCGGCAACAGAATGTGTTATATCAACAATAGTTACTGTTGGAATTAACTTTAATATACTACCTTTAAGCACGGCCTGATAAATGTCTTTATCGCCCAGGTCAGTAGTTAAAGTTATAATTGCCATTAATTTTTTTAAATATTATTGCTAACCTTGTAAACGCATTAGCGGGTACAAATATTCAATTTTTAATTCAATAAAAAACTCCAAACTAAAAAATACATCGCTTGAACGAACTTAAATTAACTATTGAGCACATCAACCCCGCCGTGTTATGGGGGCCTAATAACGATCATTTTGAGATCATTAAAAAACAATATCCAAAATTAAAAATTGTTGCCAGGGGTAACGAAATTAAAGTACTGGGTGATGAAAATGAGCTAACCGCTTTTGAAGAAAAGCTGAGTAAGCTGATACAGCATGTAGAAAAATACGAAACCCTTGATACCAATGAGCTGGGGCGGATACTGGGATCAAAGATCCAGGACAGGCCTGCCAGCGATGCTCCGGCAGATAAATCTACCACAGGAGAGGTTATCGTATTTGGGCCGAACGGCATTATGGTTAAGGCGCGAACAGCCAACCAGCGCCGCATGGTAGATACCATTGAAAAAAACGACATCCTTTTTGCGATAGGGCCTGCTGGTACCGGTAAAACGTATACTGCAGTGGCGTTGGCTGTAAGAGCGCTTAAAAACAAGGAAATTAAGCGTATTATACTTACCCGCCCGGCGGTTGAAGCAGGGGAGAACCTGGGCTTTTTACCGGGCGACCTGAAGGAAAAGATAGATCCGTACCTGCGCCCATTGTACGATGCGCTGGATGATATGATACCTGCCGATAAGCTTAAATTGTACCTGGAAAACCGGACAATTGAAATTGCGCCCCTGGCATTTATGCGCGGTCGTACGCTGGATAATTGCTTTGTGATATTGGATGAGGCCCAAAACGCCACCGATATGCAGTTAAAAATGTTTTTAACCCGTATGGGCCCATCGGCTAAATTTATTGTTACCGGTGATGTTACCCAGATAGATTTGCCTAAAAAGCAACAGTCGGGTTTACATACGGCATTGCGTATTTTAACCGACATTAAGGGTATCGATATTATTTACCTTACCGGCGAGGATGTGGTACGCCACAAACTGGTGAGGAAGATTTTAGAAGCCTACGGGGATATACAGTAAATAGTTATTGGGTTATTAGTTATTGAGTTATAGTACTGCAATTACCCATTAACACAATAACCTAATAACACATTAACCTAATAATCAAAAATGAATTCGATAAAAGAAACACACTTTAATTTACCTGGCCAAACCAATTATTACAAGGGTAAGGTTAGGGATGTTTATACTATCAGCAATAAATACCTGGCTATGGTAGTTACCGACCGCATCTCGGCGTTTGATGTTGTTTTACCGGAGCCTATCCCTTACAAAGGGCAGGTGCTGAATCAAATTGCTGCTAAATTTTTATCAGCCACGGCTGATATTGTTCCTAACTGGGTATTGTCTGTACCCGACCCTAATGTAACCATCGGTCGCATTTGCGAACCCTTTAAGGTTGAAATGGTAATTCGCGGTTATTTAGCGGGGCACGCCGCGCGCGAGTATAAAGTTGGCAGGCGGGCTGTTTGCGGTGTTACCCTGGCCGAAGGCTTAAAGGAGAATGATAAACTGGCCGAGCCCATTATTACACCAACTACCAAGGCCTCTGTGGGGCACGATGAGGATATTTCGAGAGAGGACATATTGGCCAAAGGAATAGTATCCGAAAGCGATTACATTCAACTGGAGGCCTATACACGCGCGTTATTTCAGCGTGGAACGGAGATGGCGGCAAAGCAAGGACTGATATTGGTGGATACCAAGTATGAATTTGGCAATGTTGACGGCCAGATCTACCTGATTGATGAGATCCACACGCCCGATTCGTCCCGTTATTTTTATAAAGAAGGTTACGAAGAACGCCAGAAAAATGGCGAACCGCAAAAGCAGCTATCAAAAGAGTTTGTACGCCAATGGCTGATTGAGAACGGCTTCCAGGGCAAAGACGGTCAACAGGTGCCTGTAATGGATGCCGATAAGGTAAACTCCATTTCGGAACGTTATATAGAGCTATACGAGCAGATCATCGGTGAGAAATTTGTAAAACCTGCTGATGGGAATGTTTTGGAACGGGTAGAGCGGAATATTAAAGAAGCGTTGTTGGATTTGTAAGATTGACCTGTAATGTTAGCAGGTGAGCCTATACGGAGATAACCTTGTATAGATCAAGATTGCCCGGCCCGGCTAATTCAAAGTAATTCGCAGACTTTACGCTTGCAAAAGATTTCTCCTCATACCTTGTTCGAAATGACATTTTTTAGGGTGATGAATTTTCCTAATAAGTTGCCGGTGCCCTCACCGGCAACTTATACAAGCTCTGCAAAAGGGTTGCCGATGTGACAACGGCACATCTTTTGAAGCAATCCCTTCCGCGCAGGGTTTGGCTACCTTATCCCAATCCCTATCCGCAAACCATTGCTTACCTTATTTCCATCCATATACGATACGCCATACATCACCCTGAAAGCCAGGTATTGCAGGCCGAAGCCCAGTTCAACATAATTTCTGAGGTTGGGCGTGGCCAGGTAGTTTACATCAACAATTTCCTGGAGTTTTAACTTCCTGATCAGCGGGAGCTTATTGGTAATAAAGCCCGAAAAGTTATGTTCCAGGTGGCCTTCCAGGTACTCGCTGCCGGTGCTGTATTTATAATAGTCGAGCAGTAAAAATTTGTTGGCGCCCGGCTCGTATACAATGAGCGAATTGCCTGAGAAATGTTTATAGTCGGTATAAAACAATTGGCTGGCATTTAAAAATTTACCTGCCGCTACGTAAAACGATGTTTTGCCGTAAAGCCCCAAAGGCATATCCGCCTTGGCTACATCAACCGACAAAAAATCATAATCCACATCCGAGCCGAAGATGTTTTTGATGCCTTTGGTATACGTTAGCCCCACGGTAGGATACGGAGAGGGGAGGTATAGCCGGCCCGAAGGATAGGTTTCGTACTGGTTACTAAAATCGTAAGTAGTGCGCAGTCCAATTTTAAATGCGCGGCTGTCGGCAAAAAGCGCATCGTTGGTATTGGGCGATAGTGGGTTGTTAGAGGTAAACTGCCGGTCGTTTTTATAAAAAAACGAATAGTTAGCTGTATTATTAAGCCAGTTGCGGTTAGCCACCTCGGTTGAAAAACTGGCCAACCAGCCGCCGGTTATCCTCCGCGAAAGCGAAACATTGGCAAATTGCTTATCGTAAAACTTCTGGTAGTTTTGGCGCTCCAGTAAACTAAACAGGGTATTTACCGGCCCGCTAAAAGCGTGTTGGTTGTTCATGTCCAATACATCAGTACCCGCGTTAAAACCTAAGGTAAACTCATCCAGCGGCAGGGTGCCGTTTACGCTGCCATGCACCATTTTATTTGAAAATCCGTAGCGCAGCTTTGCGCCAAGGCGCAGATAACGGTTATTTACACTGTCAATCTGTTTGCTGTACGATGCACCATAATCCAGCGCGAAACCTTCAACGGTATTATACAATACGGATGATGCCAGGGAACTGAAGTGATAATATTCTTTTTCAAACCGGTTGCGGTAATTATAACCGCTGCCCCAAAGCAGTTTGCCGGGTTTAAAGCGGTTATTAATCCGGTCGAGCGAATCCAGGTAGGGTTTTGATTGCCGTTTAAGCGCCAGCGCTTCTTTTTTATGGTAGTCGGTAGTTTCTTCGTTGGTTAATGGTACCGGCCGGGCCTTATCCCAGTATAGCGAATCTTTTTTGTTCACCTCTTTGGTAATGCGCAGCACCTCGGCAAATTCTTTTTTATTGATCACCGGGTTTAAATCGTAGTTTTTGTTGACGGATATAAAATATCCGCCGAAGCGGAAACCAAAAATACCGCCTGTAAAATCAAACCGCACCGAGGCAGGCATCCATACGTTTTTGCTCACCGGGAAAAACTGCTGATTAATTTTCAGGGTATCCACAAAGTTGATATTAGCCTTTTTAGTCATGTAAAGGTCGAGCCCGTAAATGCGCCAGCTATCTTCCATAATATAAATAACGCCTTCAAAGGCCGGGTCGTAACCGCGGCGGGGCGTAACGCGGATCTTGTTAATCAGCTCGCCATTCTCAAGCGTGGTGCCTAATAGCTGGTATTTATAATAAAACAAGGCATTATCGGCAATGGGCGATATAAAGGGCCGGTTGCTTAAATCGCCCCAATCTTGCAGGTTTTCGTAAAAATTAACTTTCAAGTCTGATGCGCGGTTAAAACTAAAGGCGTTATTGCGGCCCGATACTTTGGACGAGATCATCTCCTCGTGTACGCGGTTGGGCTGCATAAAGGTGAATTTAGACTGCGATTCCGAGAGGTAGATAATCCCCCTCCGGTTAGAGTCGAGGCCGTTTTCGCGTGCCATCTTTTCAATATCGGCACCCATAAACTTTTTGGGGGCAGCCAGTAGCTTTTGGAGGCCCTTAATATAAACCTCGCAGCTATAGGCGCTTACCTGGTTAAGGTATGTTTTACGCTTTTTGATGGCCTTACGGATGATGGCATACGCCGGATCTTCGCCTCCGGCACGGATCACCACATCCTTTAACTGGTACGATTCGGCCGCTAAGCTTACGTTAATAACCTGGTTAGCCTTCAGGTCGATATTGCGGCTCTCCTGCCTGAAACCAACGGCCCTGAACAAAACCTGGTAGCTGCCAACCGGTAACTGGAGCTGATATTTGCCCTCGCTGTTGGCCGAAGTGCCTTTAGTAGTATTTTTAATGTAGATGGTTGCAAAGGGTACCGGTTTGCTGTTTTGATCGGTAATGGTGCCGCTGATTATTGCCGATTGCGAAAAACTTTGAAGACTAATAAAAAAAAAGATAGCAAGGAATGAAATAATCTTCATGAAGTTTAGTTTAATTGAAAGATTGAATATACTCAATAATTAATTGGCAGGTGTTAAAATCTGTTAATTGTGAGACTGGGAAAAAGTGTATTTGTTACAATTATCGGAGCTTTTTTTATTGATTTAAGTTATTGACAATCAACAAGATAAGAAGATAACATTACTAACAAAAAAGTCGGATTATTTGGCAGAAAAATTAAAAAATTTGCTGACTGATTTTGAAAAGTGTTAATGATATGTTAAATTCGTTATCGAAATGGCAGCGAAGTGCTATTCTAATTGAAAGTTTTATCTGTATATGACAAAAATATTACAAATAAAAATTTGCAGATTAAATTAATAGTGTTAATTTTACACCATCAAATCAGCAGAGGTGCTGATTTCTTTAAAAAGTCTTCTCATAATTTAGGTTTATAATTGGTTAGTAAAGGCCCCCTGCCCATCAGGGGGCTTTGCTGTTTTAAGGCTTTTTGTAAATTGGATTATTCACCGGAAATTAGCGGCCTTATGATTTTAAATAAAATCAAACACCAGTAAAAAGGCATGCCCAGAAAACAACTCACTTTATTTATCCGCGATAACAGCGTTATTGAGCAATTGCGCAAACGTTTTAACCCGGTACAATTCAGTTTGATTGCCGCGCATGTTACCTTATGCCGGGAGGACGAGATCGCAGACCTGGAAAAAGTAAAAAGGAATCTGGAAAAAGTCCGGCTCAATTACCCCGTAAAAATGTTTTTTGACAAGCCCCTGCGTTTTGAAGCAGGCAAAGGCGTACTTCTTCCTGTTAAGGGAGACCATTTGCAATTTGATGCGCTCCGCGGCATGGCGCTACAAGGCCTTGTAGCCACCCCGAGAATCTATCAGCCCCACATCACGCTGATGCATCCCCGCAACTCAACCTGTACCGATGAAATATTTGAGGAGATAGCGCGGCATACCCTGCCCCTCGAATTTAGCTTCGACCGTGTGAGCCTGATTGAGGAGATGGCCGATGGGAAATGGATTACGTTAGATAGCTATTGTTTAGTGAAGGGTGCTTAATTTATATTTCATAGTCTTATACTTTATCTGTTAAGGCACACGCCACAGGTGTGCGCCAGCGAAAATTATAAAAGAGTAGCGCAAAGACGCTAAGAAACAAGAGATAAACTTTGCGCCTTAGCGTCTTTGCGTGCAAAGCCCCTTTATCCCGTCGCCTCTTTTATTTAAATAATTTTCTATTTTCGGGTATGTTAAAACTCAGATACCTATCACTCCTGTTGTTATTTGGCACAAGCACTTTTGCGCAAAACAACCCCAAAAGAAAAGCCGACAGTCTATATCAGGCAAAAAACTATCCTGCAGCCGGCCGTTATTATTTGCTTGCTGCCAATGTTGGAGAATTTAAAGCTTCAAAACGGAACGAATATTACAATGCCGCCTGCTGTTACGCCTTAAGCGGAAAAGCCGACAGCGCCATAGCTTTGCTAAACAAAGCGATTGAAAATGGCTACAAAGACGGGGCGAACCTCAAGGTAGATGCCGATTTAACTTTGCTGCATACCCGCCCCGAATGGGCCCCATTACTTGCCCGGGTTGAAAAAATGAAGACCGGTACAAATGATCCGCTGAAAGTGAAACTGGTTACAACCGACATCAAAAATTTTTGGAGGGCATACGATTTGGCGCAGAAGGACACGGCGCACCGCATAGCCATTTATAAAAAGTATTACGTAGATGCAGGTACCGCAGGCCTGCAGGATTATTTTGCCCTGAAGGTAGGAAGCGTGAAAAACTTTGTTGACACCCATGATGGTAAACCAAAATTTTATGCAGCCATCCGCAAAAATACGCTGATGGTGGATGAGCAAAAGCCAGAAATGATAGCCAGCTTTGTGAAACTGAAACAACTGTACCCGGCTGCAAATTTTCCGGATGTTTATTTTGTGATGGGCGCCTTTACATCAGGCGGCACATCTACCGATAACGGTTTGCTGATCGGTTTAGACCAGAGTGTACGTACGCCCGATATACCGATAGGTGAGCTCACGCTTTGGCAAAATAACAATTTTGGAAAGCTATCCGGCCTGCCGGGGATGATAGCGCACGAATTGATCCATTTTAACCAGGGTGGCCTGAAGCGGGATACATCCCTTTTATGCGGTGTATTGGTAGAAGGTATGGCCGATTTTATTGGCGAACTGATTTCGGGACATAGCATTAACGAGCGTTTGCAGGTTTGGGCCAAGGGCAAAGAGCAACGCGTATGGGCTGATTTTGAAAAGGAAATGTACCTGAAACGCAATTATAACTGGATAGCCAACTCCAACCAGGAAACTGCCGATAAACCCGCTGATTTAGGCTACTGGGTAGGCTACCAGATTTGCAAAGCTTATTACGATAAAAGCACCGACAAAGCGAAAGCCATTAATGATATGCTGAATATTAAAGATTGTAAAGCATTTTACGAAGAAAGCGGCGCACACAATCTGTTTAAAAACGCAGCAAATTGATGGGGTAAACCTTTTTGACAAATAACTGCTGCCAGCAAAAACGGCTTCGTCAATATTGATGAAGCCGTTTCTTTTTTTAGCCCTGCCTGGAGGATTTTAAGAGGGTGGCCCTACGGCTGCCCTGCACCGCCCGATGAACCATAAACCTGCCCGGTGGCGTAGCTGGCATCGCTGGCGGCTAATTGTACATAAATTGAAGCCAGTTCTGCGGGTTGGCCCGGCCTGCCCAGCGGCGTTTGGCCGCCAAAGTTTTTTAGTTTTTCCTGACTGGCGCCACCGCTTACTTGTAGCGGCGTCCAGATTGGGCCAGGGGCTACGCCGTTAACACGGATGCCTTTAGGGCCCAGTTGCTTGGCCAGCGATTTTACGTAATTCATGGTAGCGGCCTTGGTTTGGGCGTAGTCGTACAGGTCGGGCGTAGGGTCATAAGCCTGTTCGGATGTGGTGCCTATAATTACCGAGCCGGGTTGCAAATGTGGCAAGGCGGCTTTGATAATCCAGAAGGGCGCATAAATATTGGTTTTCATGGTCCAGTCGAACTGCTCGGTAGAGATATCCAGTATGGATTGGTGCGACTGCTGCCGCCCGGCATTATTCACCACAATATCAAGCCCGCCCAGTCCGCTCACGGCTTCGGCTACCAGTCTTACGCAAAAAGCTTCGTCGCGCAAATCTCCGGGAATGGCAATGGCTTTGCGGCCTTCCGCGTTTATCAGTGCAATTACCTCGCGGGCATCCGGTTCTTCGGTAGGATAATAGTTAATGGCCACATCGGCCCCTTCGCGGGCGTAGGCTATGGCAGCCGCACGGCCCATTCCCGAGTCGCCCCCGGTAATCAAAGCCTTGCGACCTGCTAAACGGCCAGAACCCTTATAGCTTTTCTCGCCATGGTCCGGCCGTGGGTCCATTTTACTTGCCAGGCCGGGCCAGGGTTGTGACTGGCCGTTAAACGGAGGCTTAGGATATTTGGTAGTAGGATCCTGCAGGCCGGATGCTGGCGTGTTTTCAGCTTTTGGGGGCGCTACCGATGCTCCTAAAGCAGGCGCCACAGCAACGGCTGCCAGGGTAGTGCCAATGCCGCCGATAACCTGGCGGCGGGTAATTTTATCTTGTTCGTTCATAGCGGTAAAATGTTGTTAGTAGTTTGTTGTCATAAAGAACAAGTCATTTTACGATATGTTTTTAATTATAAATTAATTTAATTAAGGTCTTTCTAAACAGCATAGCGCCCATGCAAACCCCAAAAGTCCCCTCTAAACCGCGTAGCGCTCATGCACACCAAAAAGCAAACCAAAGTGCATAATCTCCCGCGGTTGGGGAGCCTTCCCTTTTTTAAAGCCCTCACTACCGGGCTACCGTGTACCCACATCTTTTGGGTATCATTAAAAATACTCCGGAGGAGTAAAAGCTCGGTAGAAATGATCAATCACAAAACGTTTCGTGCCGCAGGTACGATACATATCCGCCGTGTGATGCGCTGTTTTTTTGAAGTGCGGTTATAAAAAAGCGAAGAAGTTGCGTACCTAACGGCACGCAAAATCCATTTCACCAATATGCTACCAAGCTTTCACCCCGATGGGGTTTTACTTAAAAAGATATGGGTACACGGTAGCCTACGGGGAGGGTTTCGGTGGGCCTATGGCCTTTCCCATACTAAAACCGAACATCCCCCTGTTCGTTTTCGATACAATACAGCTACTGTAATTTATTATAAAATACTGATAATGAATTTATTATTATTTTGGCACAGATTTAACCTTATTTGGCTACATAAACAGCAAACCCACGCCCATGATCAAAAATTACATCAAAATTGCCTGGCGGAATTTATCGCGCAATAAAATACATTCTTTTTTGAATATTGCCGGCCTGGGTGTTGGCATGGCGGTGGCTATGCTTATTGGCTTGTGGATTTACGACGAATTAACTTATAACCAGGCTATCCCTAATTATAACCACATAGCGGTAGTGAAACAAAACCAAACTTTTAATGGCGAGGTAGGCACGCAAAGCGCGGTTCCGTACCTGATGGGCGACGAGCTGAGAAAAAGTTACGGAGGCGATTTTAAATACGTGGTGACGGCTTCGTGGAACCATGACCACCTGCTGGCTTTTGGCGAGCAAAAGATTACCAAAAGCGGCAACTATATGGAGCCGCAAATTACCGATATCCTATCCTTAAAAATGCTGAATGGCACGCGTTCGGGTTTGCGCGATAAGCAATCGGTTATCCTATCGGCAAGTACGGCTAAGGCATTGTTTGGCAACGCCGACCCGATGAATAAACGGATCCGGATAGATCATAAATTTGATGTAACGGTTACCGGCGTTTACCAGGACCTGCCTCAAAATTCGGACTTTAATGATTTAACTTTTATAGCCCCCTGGCAGCTTTTTATTGATAACAATAACTGGAGCGAGAAAGCAACTAACCCCTGGCGCAACAACTCGTTCCTCACGTTTGTACAACTGGCCGATCATGCAGATCTTAACCAGGTATCGGCCAAAATAAAGGATGTTAAGCTCAAAAAAGTAAGGCCTGCGGATGCCGCCTTTAAGCCGGTGATATTTTTGCTTCCCATGTCTCGCTGGCACTTATATGCCGAATTTAAAAATGGTGTAAACGTTGGCGGGGCCATCCAATACGTGTGGTTGTTCGGCCTTATCGGCTTATTTGTGTTAATGCTGGCCTGCATCAATTTTATGAACCTGAGCACTGCCCGGTCGGAGCGGAGAGCGAAGGAGGTAGGCATCCGCAAGGCCATCGGCTCGTTAAGGAGCCAGTTGGTTAAGCAGTTTTTTATGGAATCTACCATGGTGGCTGTGTTTGCCTTTGTATGTTCCATCCTGCTGGCGCAATTGCTGCTGCCGTATTTTAACGCCGTGGCCGGTAAGCAAATGCACCTGCTTTGGGGCAACGTGTTGTTCTGGCTGGCCGGGGCCGGCATTACTGTGTTCACCGGCTTAATTGCCGGGCTTTACCCAGCGTTTTACTTATCGTCATTCCAGCCCGCAAAGGTATTAAAAGGCACATTCAAGGTAGGGCGTTTGGCCGCCATGCCACGTCAAATACTGGTAATTGTACAATTTACCATTTCGGTGGTGCTTATCATCGGCACTATGGTGGTTTTCAGGCAGGTACAGTTCACCAAGAACCGCCCGGTTGGTTACAGCCGCGATGGGCTGCTGAATGTATCCGTTATTACAGATGATATTCATAAAAATTTTGCTGCCATTAGCCAGGAGTTAAAAAATACAGGAGCTATCTCGGCCATGGCCGAGTCATCCGGAGAAATTACCTCCGTTAACGAGGTCGATAACGGTTTTAGCTGGTCGGGGAAAGACGCATCGGTTCAGGGCAACTTTGCCGTTGTTTATGCCTCTCATAACTATGGCAAAACTATTGGCTGGCAGGTTTCTGCCGGGCGCGATTTTTCTGAAAATTTCCTTACCGATTCTACAGGCATCATTTTGAACGAAACAGCCGCCCGCTTTATGGGCCTGAAGCACCCCATTGGCCAAACCGTTAATTGGGACGGCAAAAATTTTCATATCATCGGCGTAATTAAAGATATGGTGATGCAATCGCCCTACTCGCCCGTTTTCCGCAGCGTATTCGTGAGCGATCCTAACGCCCAACCCATCATCAACATTAAAATAAACCCGCGTACCAGCACGCACCAGGCCCTGGCTACCATAGGCGAGGTATTTAAAAAA
Proteins encoded in this window:
- a CDS encoding ABC transporter permease gives rise to the protein MIKNYIKIAWRNLSRNKIHSFLNIAGLGVGMAVAMLIGLWIYDELTYNQAIPNYNHIAVVKQNQTFNGEVGTQSAVPYLMGDELRKSYGGDFKYVVTASWNHDHLLAFGEQKITKSGNYMEPQITDILSLKMLNGTRSGLRDKQSVILSASTAKALFGNADPMNKRIRIDHKFDVTVTGVYQDLPQNSDFNDLTFIAPWQLFIDNNNWSEKATNPWRNNSFLTFVQLADHADLNQVSAKIKDVKLKKVRPADAAFKPVIFLLPMSRWHLYAEFKNGVNVGGAIQYVWLFGLIGLFVLMLACINFMNLSTARSERRAKEVGIRKAIGSLRSQLVKQFFMESTMVAVFAFVCSILLAQLLLPYFNAVAGKQMHLLWGNVLFWLAGAGITVFTGLIAGLYPAFYLSSFQPAKVLKGTFKVGRLAAMPRQILVIVQFTISVVLIIGTMVVFRQVQFTKNRPVGYSRDGLLNVSVITDDIHKNFAAISQELKNTGAISAMAESSGEITSVNEVDNGFSWSGKDASVQGNFAVVYASHNYGKTIGWQVSAGRDFSENFLTDSTGIILNETAARFMGLKHPIGQTVNWDGKNFHIIGVIKDMVMQSPYSPVFRSVFVSDPNAQPIINIKINPRTSTHQALATIGEVFKKYNPAQPFNYQFTDEQYARKFGDEERVGKLASGFAGLAILISCLGLFGMASFMAEQRIKEIGVRKVLGASVLNLWGLLSKDFVKLIVISLLIAIPVSYYFMQGWLQNYQYRSTITWWIFAATALGAILITLLTVSYQSIRAALANPVKSLRAE